The DNA region ATTACAAAGATTTATTTCGTTTCGTTAAACGCAACTATACATTCTACTTCTGATGAATTACTCCTATTTCGTTTGATTTGCGTCTGCAGAAGAACTGCTTCATTCTTTCAGGCGCGAGCTTAGCAGCAGCAGAGCTTGCTTTTGATTTGCTCCTATTTCATTCTTTATTTGTGATCAGCTCACGAGCTGGGAATTCTATAAAATTTGTCTGTGTGCGATCGCCTAATcaatttaaaaaaaaaaatcagcagCCGAGCTACCGAGTCGCCGGTTTCACTGCCAACTTCACCTTGCTGGCTTGTTGATTTTGATCGCCATAGTTTAGCGACGCCGACTTGTCGGGGGCCTAGGCTTATCATATTGGTCCCTATCAAAGATCAAATTAACGACGCGTCACGACGAACACATGCCATGCCACCGACTACTCAACGGACCATCGTTTCCAAACTGGGACTGACAGTGACAGTGACAGCAACTGCTGATGACCCTTTTCAGGATGACGATTGACGAAGTCGCTCCTCGCACGGACCGTGCAACCAGTTTTATTGTGCCACTCTACAAGTCTGCCTCGAGAGTAGCGATAGCGACACACACACATAAACCGCTCCGCCCTGATCGAGGCAGATGACCAGGGGTCCAGGGCACGACGTGACTCGACGACGGCACGTACCGGTGCCCttgcccgccgccggcgaccctgCCGGCCGGCCGACCGGCGACGGCCGTTCGTTCGCCGACAGATCAGGCGTCGGACCAGGTGACGGGGACGACGCCGACGTTGGTGTCGAGCCCGAGCGCGTCCCAGACGGCCTTGGACGTGTCGACGACGTTGGTCCTGCACCCGTGCCGGGAGTCGCACTCGTCCACGACGCGGGCCACCACGGAGCGCCCGTTGTGCGCGCTGGTGATGCGGATCGGCTTgtggcaccgccgcccgccggcgaaCCACCCCGTGGACAGCGCCGCGATCAGGTCGCCGTTGCTGTGGTAGTGCCCGTCGCACGCCGCGGGGCCGCCGCCTTCCTGGCCCTTCTCGAACCCGTTCACCGTCATCACCGCGCGGGTGCCGCCGCCTTTGTTGGGCGACACCGCCGGGGCGCGGTGGTGGTGCCGGGCCACGGCGCGCGAcggcgccagcagcagcagcaggacggcggcggcggcggccaggaacGCGAGCTTGGCGCGCGCCATTGCTGTGTGCTCCGGCGGCTTCGCTTGCTGGATCTAGCCGTGTTCAGCTATACGGCTCGAGTGGTTTAAATAGGCGCGTGCGGGAGGGATGGTCCGCACGTGTCCGCACAGCCCGCGCGTGCCAATCGCGGCTCTTGTTTGAGAACTGCGACACGAACCCTTTCTTTTCGGGAAGTACGATACTGTTTCGGCACACTCGATGCATGGTCGATACCAGGACAAGTGCGCTAGCTGTGAAAACGATGGTTTTGGATCTGATGGTGTCGCTAGTGTGTAACATCGAACCGAGGGGTGGAACATGTGAGAAGGTCGGCCGTCGGCCGTGACACTCCAAGCAAGCAGCAGGGCAAGACGCAGAAGCGATGTTCATGCGTATGCAGCTCCATCATTCTCGTAAGAAATCACAGGGCATGCATTCTGCTTGCCTAGCTAATTTGCAAACCCGTGGCGTCAGTCGGCACGGGTGTTGGGACGGGAGTTTTTTCTCGTCAATAGCATCTCCAGCAGATTATTCATCTACTTTATATATTTTTCCTTTCATCATCATtaatattttttatatttttgtaGTTAGTGCTGCAGCAGATTACTTAATGGATAGAATATATGGAGGAATCTCCTACATTTGAGTAAGAGTGAGGTGTGTTTTGGCGATCACTAAGAATATTTTGGTATTGACAATAAAATTAGTAATCTGCTCGAGCATCTTCCATTATAAAAAGATAGTATTTTTAGAATTGTTGAATTTTAAAATTTATATATGCCCTCGGCCCTATTTCTTGTTCTGCTTCCAGCACGTGCAGAAGAGAGCAAAATCCAGGGCTCCCGCCCTACCGCCCGTGGTCCGCGAAGCTCCCGACCAATTTGCCTCCCGCGCGAAGCCATCCCTCGGGCGGGTCCCGTCCGCCCGCCTCCAACCCAGCCCGTCCGCCCGCCCCGGCTCGCCCGGCTAAAACCCCTCCCTGCTCACTGTTCTCATGTTCCTCCTCCGagccacctccaccaccaccacctccccgctcctcctccgatgccgcccgcccccctcgcgtaaaaccctagccctagccCTCGCCCCGCCTCCCCTTctcgtccccttcttcctccgTCCCCGCCTCTTcgtcgccgcctcctcctcctgcgcatccgccgcctctccccgccgccgcgcgaccgcggccgccgccgcggccaaaTCCGCGGAGAAGAAGCCGCCGGCCGCGAGGGCGAAGCGGGCCGGGGCGGTAActgcgccagcggcggcgggaaTGTCGGCCTccgggggcggcgccggggggaaGCGCACGGTGGCGGACGTGCTGATGGGGAACGCGCGGGCCGCCGCCAGCAAGGCGAAGAAGGCGGCGCCGTCCCCGAGGAAGCCCCGGGCGCAGCCCGACGGCGCGGAGGCCGAGCCGGAGGACGCGGCGGTATCGGAgaagccgccctcgccggcgagGTCCAAGCGGGCGTCGTCCCCCGCGAAGTCCCCCCAGTCGCTGGCTGACGGGGCCGCTGGCGAGAAGAAGAGGTCGACGTCGCCGGCGAAGTCCAAGGGTGCAGCCGCGGCCGCGCAATTGGATGGAGCGAAGGAGGATTCCCCGTCGCCAAAGAGGTCCAAAACCCTAGCGGCCAAATCGGACTTTGTCTCGCGGacggatgggaagaagaagaggtcACCCTCGCCGACCAAGGCTAAAGGCCAAGTTGCTTCCCAAGCGGAGGAGAAGAAGCAGCCCGCATCACCGAAGAAGGCCAGAACCAAAGATTCCCCAAAGTCCGAAGAGAAGAATACCACCCTAGAGCTGAAGAAGAAAGGCACTGAGTTTGACCCGATGGCTGCTGCCTATTGGAATCCCGGTGAGCCTGTGCCATTCCTGTTTCTGGCTCTGGCGCTTGATCTCATCTCCAACGAGAGTGGCCGGATTGTCATAACTGAAATCCTGTCAAATGTGTTCCGGACGGTGATGGCAACGACACCGGATGATCTCCTTGCAACAGTATACCTCTCAGCCAATCGGATTGCGCCACCTCATGAGGGGATTGAGCTTGGAATTGGGGACGCATCAGTCATCCGCGCACTTGCAGAAGCATATGGACGTAAGGAGGAGCATGTTAAGAAGGATCTTAAGGTAACAAAGTTGGGTGAAGGTATGTTCATCAGTTCAACTTCTATGGAATTGGAGGCATAAATTTATTTGTTGTTTCCCTTGGCGATTGTAGGAATTGGGTGATTTGGGGCTTGTGGCGAAAGCAAGCAGGTCATCGCAGAAGATGATGTTTAAGCCAAAACCACTGACAATATCTCGGGTGCTTAGCACTTTTCGGACAATTGCAAAGGTTATATATCGTTTCTTCCATTTCTCATGCAGTATTTCAACCAAATCAGCAAGATTTTCAATATGAAATTGAACTGCTTTTATTCGGACAATGGGTGATATTAAGACACGCACTAGCAGAAGTAAAATCACAATATGTAGTGAGCCTGGTATTAGAGAGTGCCAAAGTGGATAATTTGGTTCCATAATGCATTAGCACACTATTTCACTTGAGAAATCATTTAACAAGTATCGTTTATGCAGGAGTCAGGCAAAGACAGTCAAGATAAAAAAAGAAACCATATCAAGGGACTTCTTGTTGCTGCCACTGACTGTGAACCTCAATACATCACGCGTCTTCTTCAGGTAAATCGTGGAATGGTCACTCAGAGTACTTCGCATGGTGTGTACTCAATGTCTTCCTGAAATTGTTACTTTTGTTGCAGTCAAAGATGAGGATCGGGTTGGCAGAGAAAACTGTCCAAATGGCTCTTGGGCAAGCTGCCGTATATTCTGACAAAAAATCTTCACCGCCAAAAGTTCAATCACCTTTTGAAGAGGTGACTACTGTTTCAGGCTTTTATTTACATAaatcctttagttgatttgaTAGGGTTGGTGTGGAATCATGTCAATGCCTGCACACAAGCtctttgtttgtttttttaATCAACTCTGCAGCTGTGGTATCATGCAACTATGCAATATAGGGAAGGTCACGTGAAATGAAAAGTGTAAGCACGATTTGGGGAGGAGGGGTTTAACTCACAAGGTTCTATTTGTGTTTCGTCAACATCCTTAATTCTTGCCCTGTTATAAATCATTTTTAGCAAATTTTGAGCATGTCAATGCTTGGGGGTAGCTATTTAGAATAACCAATGTAGTAACATACTGCTGCCACCTTGTTCATTGAAAATTGACTTGAACAA from Panicum hallii strain FIL2 chromosome 9, PHallii_v3.1, whole genome shotgun sequence includes:
- the LOC112872813 gene encoding putative ripening-related protein 6; amino-acid sequence: MARAKLAFLAAAAAVLLLLLAPSRAVARHHHRAPAVSPNKGGGTRAVMTVNGFEKGQEGGGPAACDGHYHSNGDLIAALSTGWFAGGRRCHKPIRITSAHNGRSVVARVVDECDSRHGCRTNVVDTSKAVWDALGLDTNVGVVPVTWSDA
- the LOC112875101 gene encoding DNA ligase 1 isoform X3, which produces MFLLRATSTTTTSPLLLRCRPPPSRKTLALALAPPPLLVPFFLRPRLFVAASSSCASAASPRRRATAAAAAAKSAEKKPPAARAKRAGAVTAPAAAGMSASGGGAGGKRTVADVLMGNARAAASKAKKAAPSPRKPRAQPDGAEAEPEDAAVSEKPPSPARSKRASSPAKSPQSLADGAAGEKKRSTSPAKSKGAAAAAQLDGAKEDSPSPKRSKTLAAKSDFVSRTDGKKKRSPSPTKAKGQVASQAEEKKQPASPKKARTKDSPKSEEKNTTLELKKKGTEFDPMAAAYWNPGEPVPFLFLALALDLISNESGRIVITEILSNVFRTVMATTPDDLLATVYLSANRIAPPHEGIELGIGDASVIRALAEAYGRKEEHVKKDLKELGDLGLVAKASRSSQKMMFKPKPLTISRVLSTFRTIAKESGKDSQDKKRNHIKGLLVAATDCEPQYITRLLQSKMRIGLAEKTVQMALGQAAVYSDKKSSPPKVQSPFEEAAKIIKQVYSVLPIYDKIVPALLEVGVWKLPETCKFSIGVPVGPMLAKATKSVSEIIDKFQGLEYTCEYKYDGERAQIHCMEDGSVEIYSRNAERNTGKYPDVVDAVSRFRKPTVKSFVLDCEIVAYDREKQKILPFQILSTRARKGVTINDIKISVCTFGFDILYINGQPLLQEQLKVRREHLYNSFEEVPGVFQLATAITSNDLEEIQKFLDTAVNSRGYMKLSVCNVRQYSFNYHLVVLSPPFLNDYVVEISPVPSPPSVSFY
- the LOC112875101 gene encoding DNA ligase 1 isoform X1 gives rise to the protein MFLLRATSTTTTSPLLLRCRPPPSRKTLALALAPPPLLVPFFLRPRLFVAASSSCASAASPRRRATAAAAAAKSAEKKPPAARAKRAGAVTAPAAAGMSASGGGAGGKRTVADVLMGNARAAASKAKKAAPSPRKPRAQPDGAEAEPEDAAVSEKPPSPARSKRASSPAKSPQSLADGAAGEKKRSTSPAKSKGAAAAAQLDGAKEDSPSPKRSKTLAAKSDFVSRTDGKKKRSPSPTKAKGQVASQAEEKKQPASPKKARTKDSPKSEEKNTTLELKKKGTEFDPMAAAYWNPGEPVPFLFLALALDLISNESGRIVITEILSNVFRTVMATTPDDLLATVYLSANRIAPPHEGIELGIGDASVIRALAEAYGRKEEHVKKDLKELGDLGLVAKASRSSQKMMFKPKPLTISRVLSTFRTIAKESGKDSQDKKRNHIKGLLVAATDCEPQYITRLLQSKMRIGLAEKTVQMALGQAAVYSDKKSSPPKVQSPFEEAAKIIKQVYSVLPIYDKIVPALLEVGVWKLPETCKFSIGVPVGPMLAKATKSVSEIIDKFQGLEYTCEYKYDGERAQIHCMEDGSVEIYSRNAERNTGKYPDVVDAVSRFRKPTVKSFVLDCEIVAYDREKQKILPFQILSTRARKGVTINDIKISVCTFGFDILYINGQPLLQEQLKVRREHLYNSFEEVPGVFQLATAITSNDLEEIQKFLDTAVNSSCEGLIIKTLDKDATYEPAKRSNNWLKLKKDYMDSIGDSLDLVPIAAFYGRGKRAGVFGSFLLACYDEQNEEYQTICNIGTGFSEQQLEERSSSLRSKVIEKPKAYYRFADTMDPDVWFEPSEVWEVKAADLSISPVHRAANGIVDPNKGISLRFPRLLRLRDDKSPEQATTSEQVADMYRAQKINHGYNQEDEDDD
- the LOC112875101 gene encoding DNA ligase 1 isoform X2, which encodes MFLLRATSTTTTSPLLLRCRPPPSRKTLALALAPPPLLVPFFLRPRLFVAASSSCASAASPRRRATAAAAAAKSAEKKPPAARAKRAGAVTAPAAAGMSASGGGAGGKRTVADVLMGNARAAASKAKKAAPSPRKPRAQPDGAEAEPEDAAVSEKPPSPARSKRASSPAKSPQSLADGAAGEKKRSTSPAKSKGAAAAAQLDGAKEDSPSPKRSKTLAAKSDFVSRTDGKKKRSPSPTKAKGQVASQAEEKKQPASPKKARTKDSPKSEEKNTTLELKKKGTEFDPMAAAYWNPGEPVPFLFLALALDLISNESGRIVITEILSNVFRTVMATTPDDLLATVYLSANRIAPPHEGIELGIGDASVIRALAEAYGRKEEHVKKDLKELGDLGLVAKASRSSQKMMFKPKPLTISRVLSTFRTIAKESGKDSQDKKRNHIKGLLVAATDCEPQYITRLLQSKMRIGLAEKTVQMALGQAAVYSDKKSSPPKVQSPFEEAAKIIKQVYSVLPIYDKIVPALLEVGVWKLPETCKFSIGVPVGPMLAKATKSVSEIIDKFQGLEYTCEYKYDGERAQIHCMEDGSVEIYSRNAERNTGKYPDVVDAVSRFRKPTVKSFVLDCEIVAYDREKQKILPFQILSTRARKGVTINDIKISVCTFGFDILYINGQPLLQEQLKVRREHLYNSFEEVPGVFQLATAITSNDLEEIQKFLDTAVNSSCEGLIIKTLDKDATYEPAKRSNNWLKLKKDYMDSPNSKSPRIIYIELS